From one Thermanaeromonas sp. C210 genomic stretch:
- a CDS encoding bactofilin family protein: MLKRRDVPLNENAPVNTIIGRSTRIKGSLVSEESLRVDGSFEGEITTAGDIIVGATGEVEATVTARNCCVVGKLRGKAEITNRMEILAKGVVEGDIQVGELAVEKGAVFCGNCTVTKGGDAGEQGAPLE, encoded by the coding sequence ATGTTAAAACGCCGGGACGTACCTTTAAATGAGAACGCGCCGGTCAATACTATCATAGGACGCAGTACCAGAATCAAAGGTTCCCTGGTGAGCGAGGAATCCCTCCGGGTGGACGGTTCCTTTGAAGGAGAAATAACCACCGCAGGGGATATAATCGTAGGGGCAACGGGAGAGGTAGAGGCCACCGTAACGGCCCGCAACTGTTGCGTAGTAGGGAAGTTAAGGGGGAAGGCAGAGATCACCAACCGCATGGAAATCCTGGCCAAGGGTGTGGTCGAGGGCGATATACAGGTGGGCGAGCTGGCCGTGGAAAAGGGTGCGGTCTTCTGCGGCAACTGTACAGTGACCAAAGGAGGAGATGCGGGGGAACAGGGAGCCCCATTGGAGTAA
- the dnaK gene encoding molecular chaperone DnaK has translation MTKGKVLGIDLGTTNSCMAIMEGGEAVVIPNAEGGRTTPSVVAFTKEGERLVGQAAKRQAITNPARTIVSIKRHMGTTYKVRIDGKEYTPQEISAMILQKLKADAEAYLGEKITQAVITVPAYFTDSQRQATKDAGRIAGLEVLRIINEPTAAALAYGLDKGEDQTILVYDLGGGTFDVSILELGDGVFEVKATSGNNRLGGDDFDERIMNYLIDICRREHGVDLRQDPMAMQRLKEAAERAKIELSSVTSTNINLPFISVTSSGPVHLDVTLTRAKFEELIADLVEKTVEPIRQAMSDAGLKPEDIDKVLLVGGSTRVPLVQETVRRILGKEPHKGINPDECVAMGAAIQGAVLAGEMKDIVLLDVTPLSLGIETLGGVFTKIIERNTTIPTSKSQIFSTAADNQTTVEIHVLQGERPMAADNKTLGRFQLTGIPPAPRGVPQIEVKFDIDANGIVHVSARDLATGKQQAITIKSSSGLSEEEIQRMIKEAEMHAEADRKRKEEVETRNQADSLLYQTERTLKEFKDKADKADVERIEQAKKDLQDALGGQDVNRIKEKMEALSQALYTLTSKAYQQAGAEQARQATGTEGPGWGRDHVVDADYKVVDDDKR, from the coding sequence ATGACTAAAGGTAAAGTACTGGGTATCGATCTGGGAACTACCAACTCCTGTATGGCCATAATGGAAGGCGGGGAAGCGGTGGTAATCCCCAATGCCGAGGGAGGAAGGACTACCCCGTCGGTAGTAGCCTTTACCAAGGAAGGCGAGCGCCTGGTAGGTCAGGCGGCTAAGCGCCAAGCCATTACCAATCCCGCCCGTACTATTGTCTCCATTAAGAGACACATGGGTACTACCTACAAAGTAAGGATAGACGGTAAGGAGTATACTCCCCAGGAAATTTCTGCCATGATCTTGCAGAAATTAAAAGCCGATGCCGAGGCTTATCTGGGGGAGAAGATCACCCAGGCGGTCATTACCGTTCCGGCCTATTTTACCGACAGCCAGCGGCAGGCCACCAAGGACGCCGGCCGTATAGCCGGCCTGGAGGTGCTGCGCATTATTAATGAGCCTACGGCCGCGGCCCTGGCCTACGGGCTGGATAAGGGCGAGGACCAGACCATCCTGGTCTACGACCTGGGGGGAGGCACCTTTGACGTTTCCATCCTGGAACTCGGAGACGGCGTCTTCGAGGTAAAGGCCACCAGCGGCAACAACCGCCTGGGTGGCGACGATTTTGACGAGAGGATTATGAACTACCTCATCGATATCTGCCGGCGCGAGCACGGTGTGGATCTGCGCCAGGATCCCATGGCCATGCAGCGCCTGAAGGAAGCGGCGGAACGGGCGAAGATCGAACTCTCCAGCGTTACCAGCACCAATATAAATCTGCCCTTTATCTCCGTGACTTCCAGCGGTCCCGTGCATCTGGATGTCACCTTAACCCGGGCCAAGTTCGAAGAACTCATCGCCGACCTGGTGGAGAAGACGGTGGAACCCATACGCCAGGCCATGTCGGACGCAGGCCTCAAGCCCGAAGATATCGATAAGGTACTGCTGGTAGGCGGCTCCACCCGGGTTCCCCTGGTCCAGGAGACCGTAAGAAGGATTTTGGGCAAGGAACCCCACAAGGGGATCAACCCGGACGAATGCGTGGCCATGGGTGCGGCCATCCAGGGCGCTGTTCTGGCCGGCGAGATGAAGGATATCGTCTTGCTGGACGTCACGCCCCTGTCCCTGGGAATCGAGACTCTGGGTGGTGTGTTCACCAAAATAATTGAGCGCAATACTACCATCCCCACGTCCAAGAGCCAGATCTTCTCCACGGCGGCCGATAATCAAACGACGGTGGAAATTCATGTGTTGCAGGGTGAGCGTCCCATGGCGGCTGACAACAAGACCCTGGGACGCTTCCAGCTCACCGGCATTCCCCCGGCCCCGCGGGGAGTGCCCCAGATCGAAGTCAAGTTTGATATTGACGCCAACGGCATCGTCCACGTCTCGGCCCGGGATCTGGCCACGGGTAAGCAGCAGGCCATTACCATCAAGTCGTCGAGTGGCCTGTCGGAAGAAGAGATCCAGCGCATGATCAAGGAAGCCGAGATGCATGCCGAGGCCGACCGGAAGCGCAAGGAAGAGGTGGAAACCAGGAATCAGGCCGATTCCCTCCTTTATCAAACTGAGCGTACCTTAAAGGAATTTAAAGATAAGGCCGATAAAGCCGACGTGGAACGCATCGAACAGGCCAAGAAGGATTTGCAGGATGCCCTGGGAGGCCAAGACGTAAACCGCATTAAGGAGAAAATGGAGGCTTTGTCCCAGGCCCTCTACACCCTCACCAGCAAGGCCTATCAGCAGGCAGGCGCCGAACAGGCACGCCAGGCCACGGGAACGGAAGGCCCCGGTTGGGGCAGGGACCATGTGGTGGATGCCGATTACAAGGTCGTGGACGATGATAAGCGGTAA
- the dnaJ gene encoding molecular chaperone DnaJ, with protein sequence MAKRDYYEVLGVDRGASQEEIKKAYRRLARQYHPDLNPGNKEAEEKFKEIQEAYDVLSDPEKRSRYDQFGHAGVEGGTGAGPGFGGFDFGGADFGGFGDIFDMFFGESFGGKRRRRGPERGADVRLDLDISFEEAAFGAEKEVGVPRLERCPDCGGSGAAPGTGPVTCPACGGTGQVRITQRTPLGYYQTIRTCHECQGTGTIIPNPCKTCRGRGQVQRTRKIRIKIPPGVDTGARLRLAGEGEAGERGGPPGDLYVYINVRPHKIFRREGFDLLCEVPISMVQAALGDEIEVPTLEGKARLTIPEGTQSGTSFRLKGKGIPRLNGAGRGDQHVVVRVVIPKNLTEREKEVLREFARLRGWEPSEKEKGFFRRVKDAFMG encoded by the coding sequence ATGGCCAAGCGAGATTATTATGAGGTCCTCGGAGTGGACCGGGGGGCCTCCCAGGAGGAAATAAAAAAGGCCTACCGGCGTCTGGCCCGCCAGTATCATCCGGACTTAAACCCGGGCAACAAAGAGGCGGAAGAAAAATTCAAGGAAATCCAGGAAGCCTATGATGTCCTCAGCGATCCGGAGAAGCGATCCCGCTACGACCAGTTCGGCCATGCCGGAGTAGAGGGCGGAACAGGCGCTGGTCCCGGCTTCGGCGGGTTTGACTTTGGGGGCGCCGACTTCGGAGGCTTTGGCGACATTTTCGACATGTTTTTCGGCGAGTCCTTCGGCGGCAAGCGCCGCCGACGCGGGCCGGAGCGGGGGGCTGATGTGAGGCTGGACCTGGATATCTCCTTTGAGGAGGCCGCCTTCGGGGCCGAAAAAGAAGTGGGGGTGCCGAGGCTGGAGAGGTGTCCCGACTGCGGCGGGTCGGGGGCTGCTCCGGGCACCGGGCCGGTAACCTGTCCGGCCTGCGGCGGGACCGGACAGGTGAGGATCACCCAGCGGACTCCTCTGGGGTACTATCAGACCATACGCACCTGCCATGAGTGCCAGGGAACGGGTACTATTATCCCCAATCCCTGTAAGACCTGCCGCGGCCGGGGGCAGGTACAGCGCACCCGCAAGATAAGAATCAAAATACCGCCCGGTGTGGACACGGGTGCCCGCCTGCGTTTGGCCGGGGAAGGAGAGGCAGGCGAGAGGGGCGGGCCGCCGGGCGACCTGTACGTATATATCAACGTTCGGCCCCACAAGATCTTTCGCCGTGAAGGATTTGACCTCCTCTGCGAGGTTCCCATTTCCATGGTCCAGGCAGCCCTGGGGGACGAAATCGAGGTACCCACCTTGGAGGGCAAGGCCCGCCTGACCATACCCGAAGGTACCCAGAGCGGCACCTCCTTCCGCCTCAAAGGGAAGGGGATTCCGCGCCTCAACGGGGCAGGCCGTGGAGACCAGCATGTTGTAGTGCGCGTGGTAATCCCCAAGAATCTGACCGAGCGGGAAAAGGAGGTCTTAAGGGAATTCGCCCGGCTGCGCGGATGGGAACCCTCGGAAAAGGAAAAAGGTTTTTTTAGGAGAGTAAAGGATGCCTTCATGGGTTAG
- a CDS encoding 16S rRNA (uracil(1498)-N(3))-methyltransferase produces MAHHFFIPPEELRQKRIVLSGETGHHASRVLRLNIGEEISVADGRGTSFKARVVAVRPGEVVAELLEPLPSNDPPLSITLLQGLPKGDKMELIIEKATELGVSRIVGLLTERVIIKLDEEAAARKKDRWCKVARAAARQSRRASIPLVEGPCSLEEALNGMAPETLLLVPWEEERQRGLKEALSAVDFSRPLAILVGPEGGLTPAEVDRARRAGGIVVGLGPRILRTETAGLACLAVLMYEGGDLGGRRYSSG; encoded by the coding sequence ATGGCCCACCATTTTTTTATACCGCCCGAAGAGCTGCGGCAGAAGAGAATCGTCCTCTCTGGTGAGACGGGCCACCACGCTTCCCGGGTTCTCCGTCTGAACATCGGGGAAGAAATCAGCGTGGCCGACGGCCGGGGGACGTCCTTTAAGGCGCGCGTGGTGGCCGTACGGCCGGGAGAGGTAGTGGCCGAACTCCTGGAGCCCCTCCCTTCTAACGACCCTCCCCTGTCCATCACCCTGCTCCAGGGCCTACCCAAGGGGGACAAGATGGAACTTATTATAGAGAAGGCTACCGAACTGGGCGTAAGCAGAATAGTGGGCCTCCTCACGGAAAGGGTAATAATAAAGTTGGATGAGGAGGCCGCGGCCCGGAAAAAGGACCGCTGGTGCAAGGTGGCCCGGGCGGCGGCCCGCCAGAGCCGGCGGGCCTCCATACCCCTCGTCGAAGGCCCCTGCTCCCTGGAAGAGGCTCTAAATGGAATGGCTCCGGAAACCCTCCTCCTGGTACCGTGGGAAGAAGAACGGCAGAGGGGGTTGAAGGAAGCCCTGTCGGCAGTGGATTTTTCGCGGCCCCTGGCCATCCTGGTGGGGCCGGAGGGAGGATTGACCCCGGCGGAAGTGGATCGGGCCCGCCGGGCCGGAGGCATAGTTGTCGGCCTCGGCCCCCGCATTTTACGCACCGAGACGGCGGGCCTGGCCTGCCTGGCGGTCTTAATGTATGAGGGGGGAGACCTGGGAGGTAGGAGGTATAGTTCGGGTTAA
- the prmA gene encoding 50S ribosomal protein L11 methyltransferase, which yields MKWQEISITTTPEASEAVAGLFYETGAQGLVLEDKGGQVVLRGYLPQDKRLKARLQDFKGRLKAIGRFFPGCRAEMSSRSIEEEDWSDAWKAYFKPVKIGRRLVVKPSWEEYNPRPGELVMELDPGMAFGTGTHPTTAMALEMLEEFIKPGHVVYDVGTGSGILAIAAALLGARRVVAVDNDPVAVRTARENVQRNGLEGKIKVQEGDLLHGLPPGAHVVTANIVADVLLALLPQAARLLPPAGRLILGGIIAPRAPELVSALRSHGFAVTKRERRGDWIALAATQG from the coding sequence ATGAAGTGGCAGGAGATAAGCATAACGACTACCCCGGAGGCCAGTGAAGCCGTGGCCGGCCTCTTCTACGAGACGGGGGCCCAGGGCTTGGTCCTGGAAGATAAAGGCGGGCAGGTGGTGCTGCGGGGCTACCTGCCCCAGGATAAAAGGTTAAAGGCGCGGTTGCAGGACTTTAAAGGGCGGCTAAAGGCAATCGGCCGCTTTTTTCCTGGTTGCCGGGCCGAGATGTCTTCGCGGAGCATAGAGGAAGAGGACTGGTCCGACGCCTGGAAGGCTTATTTCAAGCCGGTAAAGATCGGCCGGCGGCTGGTCGTCAAGCCGAGCTGGGAGGAGTACAATCCGCGTCCCGGGGAGCTGGTAATGGAGCTGGACCCGGGCATGGCCTTCGGCACCGGAACCCATCCCACTACGGCCATGGCCCTTGAAATGCTGGAAGAATTTATAAAGCCGGGCCATGTAGTGTATGACGTAGGCACGGGGTCGGGAATATTGGCCATCGCTGCGGCCCTGTTGGGGGCCCGGAGGGTCGTTGCCGTGGACAATGATCCGGTGGCGGTTAGAACGGCCCGGGAAAACGTGCAACGCAACGGCCTGGAAGGAAAGATAAAGGTCCAAGAGGGCGATCTCCTCCATGGACTTCCTCCGGGTGCCCATGTAGTCACGGCCAATATTGTGGCGGATGTATTGCTGGCCTTGCTGCCCCAGGCTGCTAGGCTCCTGCCTCCTGCCGGACGGCTTATTTTGGGAGGCATTATAGCCCCGCGGGCGCCTGAACTGGTGTCCGCCCTCCGGAGCCACGGATTTGCCGTAACGAAAAGGGAGCGCCGGGGAGACTGGATAGCCCTGGCGGCGACGCAGGGGTGA
- a CDS encoding histidine triad nucleotide-binding protein, with protein MSDCIFCKIAAGEMASEMVYQDERVVAFKDIRPVAPVHILIIPRKHIPDLTAITEEDAGLIGHLHLVAVKIARELGLADRGFRLVNNCKQEGGQVIYHLHYHLLGGRQLKNIC; from the coding sequence ATGTCGGACTGCATTTTCTGTAAGATAGCGGCGGGCGAAATGGCGTCGGAAATGGTTTATCAGGATGAGCGGGTAGTAGCCTTTAAGGACATCCGGCCAGTGGCCCCGGTACATATCCTCATCATACCGCGGAAGCATATCCCTGACCTGACGGCCATTACCGAAGAAGATGCCGGTCTTATAGGCCACCTCCATCTGGTAGCGGTAAAAATAGCCCGGGAGCTGGGCTTGGCCGACCGGGGCTTCCGCCTGGTAAACAACTGCAAGCAGGAGGGGGGTCAGGTCATCTATCACCTACATTATCACCTCCTCGGTGGGAGACAGCTCAAGAACATCTGCTGA
- the hrcA gene encoding heat-inducible transcriptional repressor HrcA — translation MRVEGRKRKILEAIILDYIATGEPVGSRTIARRYNLGVSPATIRNEMADLEELGLIEQPHTSAGRIPSDLGYRYYIDCIMERHELSPAEKEYIRHRFEQKIGEIEQVLADATGLIAELTSYAAVALGPYQGRAHIQQVQLLYVSPGKALLVVVTSSGLVEHHLFSVPRGVNRAELNYLSQLLNERLKGIVLEDIKPAFLDSIYQEMLATEHKQLCSLLIELLEELSNLKRDARIFLDGTLNLFEQPEFRNIDKVKGLLCILEKTDALRELFAEGPPAGLRVKIGRENKNEEINNCSILTVTYEINGEVIGNVGVLGPTRMNYSRTISVLEYVAQELSQALEKLCG, via the coding sequence ATGCGGGTGGAGGGGCGGAAGCGGAAAATCTTAGAAGCTATTATATTAGACTATATTGCCACGGGAGAGCCGGTAGGTTCCCGGACTATTGCCCGGCGCTACAACCTGGGGGTGAGTCCGGCCACCATCCGCAACGAAATGGCCGATCTGGAAGAGCTGGGCCTTATAGAACAGCCCCACACTTCGGCGGGCAGGATTCCCTCAGACCTGGGATATCGTTACTATATAGACTGTATAATGGAGCGCCATGAGCTGTCCCCCGCCGAAAAGGAATATATCCGGCACCGCTTCGAGCAGAAAATAGGAGAAATTGAGCAGGTCTTGGCGGATGCCACGGGTCTGATTGCCGAGTTGACCAGCTATGCGGCTGTGGCCCTGGGGCCCTACCAGGGACGGGCTCATATCCAGCAGGTGCAGCTCCTATATGTATCTCCGGGCAAGGCCCTTCTGGTAGTAGTTACCAGCAGCGGCTTGGTGGAGCACCATTTGTTCAGCGTGCCCCGGGGCGTAAACCGGGCCGAGCTAAATTACCTTTCCCAGTTGTTAAACGAAAGGCTTAAGGGTATTGTGCTGGAGGACATTAAACCGGCGTTCCTGGACAGTATTTACCAGGAAATGCTGGCTACCGAACACAAACAGCTCTGTTCCTTGCTGATCGAACTTCTGGAAGAACTGAGCAACCTAAAGAGGGATGCGCGGATTTTTCTCGACGGTACCTTAAATCTTTTTGAACAGCCCGAGTTCAGGAATATAGATAAAGTTAAGGGGTTGCTCTGTATTCTGGAAAAAACAGATGCCCTGCGAGAACTCTTCGCCGAAGGCCCTCCAGCCGGCCTTAGAGTGAAAATAGGACGGGAAAATAAGAATGAAGAGATTAATAACTGTAGCATTCTCACCGTAACCTATGAAATAAACGGTGAGGTCATCGGCAATGTAGGAGTCCTGGGCCCGACGCGAATGAATTATTCTAGGACTATTTCCGTACTCGAATATGTGGCCCAAGAACTATCCCAGGCCCTCGAGAAGCTGTGCGGATAG
- the grpE gene encoding nucleotide exchange factor GrpE, with product MKSFSGGEGPETERSQGHTGRELEAAEADREPPAPPTEEDQGLRDKEAEPEAPPEDETTFLKEELVARQEEIERLRSQLLRLQADFDNYRKRIRREQLELRQTACAELVKELLPVLDNLERAMASARGGSEEGALLSGIELVFRQLVEVLGRYGLSEVKALGQPFDPAYHEAVATEEATDPQRHNLVTEELRKGYLLHGRLLRPALVKVALASAPETSETESEPREEELDNRENKSEKE from the coding sequence GTGAAAAGCTTTAGCGGCGGTGAAGGGCCGGAAACCGAACGGTCCCAGGGGCATACAGGGAGGGAGTTAGAGGCGGCGGAAGCGGACAGGGAACCGCCGGCTCCTCCCACGGAGGAAGACCAGGGCCTCCGGGACAAGGAGGCCGAGCCGGAGGCGCCGCCGGAGGACGAAACGACCTTCCTTAAAGAAGAGCTGGTGGCCAGGCAGGAGGAGATCGAAAGGCTTCGCTCCCAGCTGTTGCGGCTGCAAGCCGACTTTGACAATTATCGCAAGCGCATTCGGCGGGAGCAACTGGAACTGAGGCAGACTGCCTGCGCCGAGCTGGTGAAGGAATTGCTCCCCGTCCTGGATAATCTGGAGCGGGCCATGGCTTCGGCCAGGGGCGGGAGTGAGGAGGGCGCCCTGCTGAGCGGGATTGAGCTGGTTTTCCGGCAATTGGTCGAAGTCCTGGGACGCTACGGCTTGTCAGAGGTCAAGGCCCTGGGGCAACCTTTTGATCCCGCCTATCATGAGGCCGTGGCTACGGAAGAAGCGACCGATCCTCAACGGCACAACCTGGTCACCGAAGAACTCCGCAAGGGCTATCTTTTACACGGGCGCCTTTTGCGTCCGGCCCTGGTAAAGGTAGCCCTGGCGTCTGCACCGGAGACGTCCGAAACGGAAAGCGAGCCCCGAGAAGAGGAGCTGGACAACAGGGAAAACAAGTCGGAGAAGGAATAG
- the rpsU gene encoding 30S ribosomal protein S21 produces MSEVRVGKDETLDSALRRFKRLCQKSGVLAEIRKREHYEKPSVRRKKKAQAARKRRWR; encoded by the coding sequence GTGAGCGAGGTAAGAGTAGGTAAAGACGAAACCTTGGATAGCGCCCTGCGGCGGTTCAAGCGCCTTTGCCAGAAATCGGGTGTGCTCGCAGAGATCCGTAAACGCGAGCATTACGAGAAGCCCAGCGTAAGGCGCAAGAAGAAAGCCCAGGCCGCCAGGAAGCGGCGTTGGCGGTAA
- a CDS encoding M23 family metallopeptidase — protein sequence MKYKSETHFTLLVVPEGRRQIHSWRLPFWSLRLLGVLLVSVLTLAGALGYLSIRLAARVKSLQQLEVVNLQQAREIARLKEETQALEEAVNEVTQLEAQVRERLGLDRARPGLSSRGSYLPFRPREQARNLAEVESSLQNLRAEVPQAAARLRELNRQVEEHLAYLEAKPTQWPVRGEITSPFGYRTSPTNRWREEFHDGLDIGASFGTPVRAAGAGTVVFAGWMGVYGRTVIIDHGYGYRTFYGHNSSLLVREGDRVKKGQVIAEVGNTGRSTGPHVHFRLEVQGRPVDPLTLLE from the coding sequence ATGAAGTACAAGTCGGAAACCCATTTTACCCTCCTGGTGGTCCCCGAGGGCCGCCGGCAGATCCACAGCTGGCGATTGCCCTTTTGGAGTTTAAGACTTCTAGGGGTTCTCCTGGTATCTGTATTGACCCTCGCAGGGGCGTTGGGCTATCTCTCTATCCGCCTGGCCGCCAGGGTCAAGAGTTTACAACAACTGGAAGTGGTTAACCTGCAGCAGGCCCGGGAAATTGCCCGCCTGAAAGAGGAGACCCAGGCCCTGGAGGAGGCCGTCAATGAGGTAACGCAGCTGGAGGCCCAGGTTAGGGAGAGGCTGGGCCTGGACCGGGCGCGCCCAGGTTTGAGCTCCCGTGGCTCTTATCTGCCCTTCAGGCCCCGGGAGCAGGCCCGCAACTTGGCTGAGGTGGAAAGTAGTCTCCAGAACTTAAGGGCCGAAGTTCCCCAGGCGGCCGCCCGGTTGAGGGAGCTAAACCGGCAGGTAGAGGAGCACCTGGCTTATCTCGAGGCCAAGCCTACCCAGTGGCCGGTAAGAGGGGAAATCACCTCCCCTTTCGGCTACCGAACTTCTCCGACCAACCGGTGGCGGGAGGAGTTCCACGACGGCCTCGATATAGGCGCTTCCTTCGGTACCCCTGTGAGGGCTGCGGGGGCGGGTACGGTGGTCTTCGCGGGCTGGATGGGTGTATACGGACGGACGGTCATCATCGATCACGGCTACGGTTATCGCACCTTTTACGGCCATAACTCATCTCTGCTGGTAAGGGAAGGGGACCGGGTAAAGAAGGGACAGGTCATTGCCGAAGTGGGGAATACGGGTAGGAGCACCGGCCCTCATGTGCATTTTCGTCTGGAGGTTCAGGGACGGCCGGTGGATCCCCTTACACTTCTGGAGTAA
- the mtaB gene encoding tRNA (N(6)-L-threonylcarbamoyladenosine(37)-C(2))-methylthiotransferase MtaB: MAAKRVALASLGCKVNQNELEALKGLFRSAGYQIVPFDAPADVYVVHTCTVTHLSDRKSRQMIRRAVRNNPEAVVAVTGCYAQVAPEEVLRIPGVDVIVGTRDRARLVELVEEARRTGKVVNAVREPEKGEAFEELPVTQVSRARAFLKIQEGCEEYCTYCIVPYARGPLRSRAPQRVVEEVQRLVDAGYQEVVLTGVHTGAYGRDLPGGVDLDYLLRQLLEVPGLGRLRLSSIDPLDFTPRLIRTLTEAEQICPHFHIPLQSGDDFILERMGRRYTAYQYLELLDRLREGRPRAAITTDIIVGFPGEQEEHFRRTLEVVQRAAFARLHAFPYSPRSGTPAAAMPDQVPAEVKKERMARLLHLGRRLEEEYARCFLGETLDVLVEEQLPGGEDLWEGHTGNYLTVFFAAPGDWTGRLVPVRLRDWQEGRIWGEACLTGHPLNSGW; encoded by the coding sequence GTGGCCGCAAAGCGGGTGGCCCTGGCCAGCCTGGGGTGTAAGGTAAACCAAAACGAATTGGAGGCTTTGAAAGGCCTGTTCAGGTCCGCGGGTTACCAAATAGTGCCCTTTGATGCCCCGGCCGATGTTTATGTGGTGCACACCTGTACCGTCACCCATTTGAGCGACCGCAAATCCCGGCAAATGATCCGGCGGGCCGTCCGCAATAATCCGGAGGCCGTGGTGGCGGTAACCGGCTGCTACGCCCAGGTGGCTCCGGAGGAAGTTCTGCGTATACCCGGCGTCGATGTAATAGTGGGCACCCGGGACCGGGCCCGTCTGGTGGAATTGGTGGAAGAGGCCCGGCGTACGGGGAAGGTAGTCAATGCCGTAAGGGAACCGGAGAAGGGGGAGGCCTTTGAGGAATTGCCCGTGACTCAGGTGAGCCGGGCGCGGGCCTTCTTAAAGATCCAGGAAGGTTGCGAAGAATACTGTACCTATTGCATAGTGCCTTATGCCCGGGGGCCTTTGCGCAGCCGGGCACCCCAAAGGGTTGTCGAGGAAGTACAGAGGCTGGTGGACGCAGGTTATCAGGAGGTCGTCCTTACTGGCGTCCATACGGGGGCCTACGGTCGCGATCTGCCGGGGGGCGTAGATTTGGATTACCTCCTCCGGCAACTTCTTGAGGTACCGGGTCTAGGCCGCCTGCGCCTCAGCTCCATCGACCCCCTGGATTTCACCCCGCGGTTGATCCGCACCCTGACCGAAGCAGAGCAAATCTGTCCCCACTTCCACATACCGCTGCAGAGCGGCGACGACTTCATCCTCGAGCGTATGGGTCGGAGGTATACCGCCTACCAGTACCTGGAACTCTTAGATCGTCTCCGGGAGGGGCGACCGCGGGCGGCCATAACCACGGATATTATCGTAGGATTTCCCGGCGAACAAGAAGAGCACTTCCGCCGCACTCTGGAAGTGGTCCAAAGGGCCGCCTTTGCCAGGCTCCATGCTTTTCCCTATTCTCCGCGGTCGGGTACTCCTGCTGCAGCAATGCCGGACCAGGTTCCTGCGGAGGTTAAGAAGGAGCGCATGGCGCGCCTGCTCCACTTGGGCCGGAGGCTGGAAGAAGAATATGCCAGGTGCTTTCTGGGGGAGACTTTGGATGTGCTGGTGGAGGAACAGCTCCCCGGAGGGGAAGATCTATGGGAGGGGCATACCGGCAATTACCTGACGGTGTTCTTCGCCGCCCCCGGTGACTGGACCGGCCGCTTGGTTCCGGTACGTTTGCGGGATTGGCAGGAAGGTAGGATATGGGGCGAAGCCTGCCTTACCGGCCACCCCTTAAATTCGGGATGGTAA